From the genome of Bacilli bacterium:
TTCGGAATACGAAATAAAGTTGAAAATGGCGACAGGCAACGTTTTCGTTTTGTCACCGGCCAGAATGATGGAAAACATAAAATTGTTCCACGAAAAAATATAGGACAGCAAAGACGAAGTAATAATGCCCGGTCCGGAAATCGGCAGTATGATGCGCGTAAACACCTGCGTCAACGTGCATCCGTCGATCAGCCCGGCTTCCTCGATTTCATGCGGCATGCCTTCAAAAAACGGAATCATGATCCAGATAATGAACGGCAAGCCAACAAGCATATGGCTTAGGATCAAGGCGGCAAACGTATCCACCAGATGAACCTTGGTAAACAGAATAAACCAGGGAATCAAAAACGTGATGCCGGGAATGATTCGCGCTATCAGAATAACGACGCTTAAGCGGTGCATCCCGTATTTGGAAATGCCATATGCCGCGGGAACGCCCAAAATCAAAGCGCCCAACGTGGAGCCGACGGC
Proteins encoded in this window:
- a CDS encoding carbohydrate ABC transporter permease, encoding MKKKWNSVLFWAAVVAVLLIFMFPLIWMLLASLKTQAQIMSTENFWIFKPTVSNYTEVFGQYNFFQFIWNSFVVAVGSTLGALILGVPAAYGISKYGMHRLSVVILIARIIPGITFLIPWFILFTKVHLVDTFAALILSHMLVGLPFIIWIMIPFFEGMPHEIEEAGLIDGCTLTQVFTRIILPISGPGIITSSLLSYIFSWNNFMFSIILAGDKTKTLPVAIFNFISYSEINWGALMAAACIITLPVLLIALIAQRYVISGLAAGAVKG